In a genomic window of Nocardia fluminea:
- a CDS encoding amidohydrolase family protein, whose product MDLTDFDIIDAHIHQWDPHATPREFSKLAKLMRYLPVPVDIAAKLAPRGDREFVGDPSAYLRPYLPADYREDRAKTPVGSIVEIEVQWTGWKPDETRWVASLPFGVDTPALATIIGSADPAAADFGAVLDAHESASPLFRGIRTMVAHHPDPAVKSFAAHDGALTAPAFLNGFGQLAERGLSFDAWVYSGQLPEVTALAERFPEVPIVLDHLGTPAGVFGPVGKHTGHTADQRQALFERWREDLTDLAAQPNVVAKVSGLMMPVLGHPVPRRGTPTPVPALLGRVGPLLAHALAVFGADRLIWGSNFPVDKPITSLGGAAETVATALSEAGASADDLRKVFGGNAVRFYRIEPAT is encoded by the coding sequence ATGGATCTGACCGACTTCGACATCATCGATGCCCACATTCACCAGTGGGATCCGCATGCCACACCACGCGAGTTCAGCAAGCTCGCGAAATTGATGCGCTATCTGCCGGTACCGGTCGATATCGCGGCAAAGCTGGCCCCACGCGGCGACCGCGAATTCGTCGGCGACCCGAGCGCCTACCTGCGGCCTTATCTACCGGCCGACTATCGCGAAGACCGGGCGAAGACGCCGGTCGGATCGATCGTGGAGATCGAGGTGCAGTGGACGGGCTGGAAGCCCGACGAGACGCGCTGGGTGGCGAGTCTGCCGTTCGGTGTCGACACACCCGCCTTGGCCACGATCATCGGCTCGGCCGACCCCGCCGCCGCGGACTTCGGCGCGGTGCTCGACGCGCACGAATCCGCGTCTCCGCTGTTTCGTGGCATCCGGACGATGGTCGCCCACCACCCCGATCCCGCCGTGAAATCCTTCGCCGCCCACGACGGCGCGCTGACCGCCCCCGCGTTCCTGAACGGCTTCGGGCAGCTCGCCGAGCGCGGGCTCTCGTTCGACGCGTGGGTGTACTCGGGGCAGTTACCCGAGGTGACGGCGCTGGCCGAACGGTTCCCGGAGGTACCGATCGTGCTCGATCACCTGGGAACGCCGGCGGGCGTCTTCGGGCCGGTCGGCAAGCACACCGGGCACACCGCCGATCAGCGGCAGGCTCTGTTCGAGCGCTGGCGCGAGGACCTCACCGATCTGGCCGCGCAGCCCAACGTGGTCGCCAAGGTGAGCGGGCTGATGATGCCGGTGCTCGGGCATCCGGTGCCACGGCGCGGTACTCCGACGCCCGTGCCCGCACTGCTCGGACGGGTGGGGCCGCTGCTGGCGCACGCGCTGGCGGTATTCGGCGCCGACCGGCTGATCTGGGGGTCGAACTTTCCGGTCGACAAGCCGATCACGAGCCTCGGTGGTGCGGCCGAGACCGTGGCCACCGCGCTGAGCGAGGCGGGCGCGAGCGCCGACGACCTGCGGAAGGTGTTCGGCGGCAACGCCGTCCGGTTCTACCGGATCGAGCCGGCCACGTGA
- a CDS encoding DUF3224 domain-containing protein — protein MKAIGTFEVTAFDPTELTPQPPVVTGMPVGISTMTKAYAGEIEGLSATLFTAAFDMSTGAGTYLAMESFEGALNGKAGAFNFVHSATTGGTDRTDEFFHIVPGSGTGELTGITGTGALYVDAEGGHHIWFEYELG, from the coding sequence ATGAAAGCCATCGGCACCTTCGAGGTCACCGCGTTCGATCCCACCGAGCTGACGCCGCAGCCCCCTGTCGTCACCGGGATGCCGGTCGGCATCTCGACCATGACGAAGGCTTACGCGGGCGAGATCGAGGGGCTCTCGGCCACGCTGTTCACCGCCGCGTTCGACATGAGTACCGGCGCGGGCACCTATCTGGCGATGGAGTCGTTCGAGGGGGCGCTGAACGGAAAGGCCGGTGCGTTCAACTTCGTCCACTCCGCCACCACCGGCGGTACCGACCGCACCGATGAGTTCTTCCACATCGTCCCCGGCAGCGGCACCGGGGAATTGACCGGTATCACCGGTACCGGCGCACTGTACGTGGATGCCGAAGGCGGACATCACATCTGGTTCGAGTACGAGCTGGGCTGA
- a CDS encoding SWIM zinc finger family protein, whose product MADFNQFGPRKPVRGGAQARGGFGRTWWGKSLLDAVEKVADAGRLSRGRTYARVGQVVNYRIERGAVTAEVQGSQPSPFTSVLSIRPLREDEVELLLAEIREAPGMLAEIASGALPPALGPHLLPTTASELDFTCSCPDMGWPCKHVAAVCYLLAERLDEQPSEILTLRGLDLDTLIGGVERSTRTADPEDPYGDELDLPELPRVEFHAVIDDLDAIPLRRALRMSAEDEPTAATGLRELRSLYTEFDS is encoded by the coding sequence ATGGCCGACTTCAACCAGTTCGGTCCGCGCAAGCCGGTGCGCGGTGGCGCCCAGGCTCGCGGCGGTTTCGGCCGGACCTGGTGGGGCAAGTCGCTGCTCGACGCGGTGGAGAAGGTCGCCGACGCGGGCAGGCTCTCGCGCGGACGCACCTACGCCAGGGTCGGGCAGGTGGTGAACTACCGGATCGAACGCGGCGCGGTGACCGCGGAGGTGCAGGGCAGCCAGCCGAGCCCGTTCACCTCGGTGCTGTCGATCCGGCCGCTGCGCGAGGACGAGGTGGAGCTGCTTCTCGCCGAGATCAGGGAGGCGCCCGGCATGCTCGCCGAGATCGCCTCGGGCGCGCTCCCGCCCGCACTCGGTCCGCATCTGCTGCCGACCACGGCCTCCGAGCTGGACTTCACGTGCAGCTGCCCGGACATGGGCTGGCCGTGCAAGCACGTCGCGGCGGTCTGTTACCTGCTCGCCGAGCGTCTCGACGAGCAGCCGAGTGAGATCCTCACCCTGCGCGGCCTCGACCTCGACACCCTCATCGGTGGCGTCGAGAGATCAACGCGCACCGCCGATCCCGAGGACCCCTACGGCGACGAACTGGACCTGCCCGAGCTGCCTCGCGTCGAATTCCACGCCGTCATCGACGACCTCGACGCGATTCCGCTACGTCGCGCGCTACGGATGTCCGCCGAGGACGAGCCGACCGCGGCGACCGGCTTACGCGAATTGCGCTCGCTCTACACCGAATTCGATAGCTGA
- a CDS encoding DEAD/DEAH box helicase has protein sequence MLHGLWSPESGLLLWHDAEPVAVGSVLGDILDRARFRHRAQVLLVDAEGQSGTAEVRAHALAPPTAAVVLRSRLPREHISGDLRFLAHVARGIERWVRAGRVVPQIERADGQWWVRWRLVGGQRQRAWLAELAAAMPPALRVAGSPAAVLDDLCTHLTDPIAREYLAHRTMTHPLLAALVADSPLDVGSYRLSETLTQWREGYAADEPELVLRLCEPDGEFGTADESVALWRLQVCLRPVDDAPKPVVFDDDPVLVRTAAEKLGQARKAYPRLRDLPTDPRGLDLLLPTEVVADLVAHGAHALQEAGIRLLLPRAWNIAEPSMRLRVSSPAAAESTVGLSGLLSYRWELALGDLVLTQAEMERLISSKSDLVQLRGEWVQADHRALAAAARYVAQHADDSPITLADMIGELAAERVDNVPVTEVTADGWAAELFARESEPEPVPVPIGLKAQLRPYQERGLSWLATMSRLNCGAILADDMGLGKTVQVLALLVHEREVGTPAARPSTAVESTTPAAADAREQVGPTLLVCPMSVVGNWQRETQRFAPDLRVLVHHGPGRRQGAEFAAAVADADIVITTYALLARDITLLNEQQWERIVLDEAQHIKNAVTRQARAARALTARHRLALTGTPVENRLEELRALFDFAMPKLLGSPQSFRAKFAVPIERERDQQAIDRLRLITDPFVLRRLKTDPAVISDLPEKLEMTVRANLTVEQAALYQAVVDDMLDKLKDAKGMARKGAVLGALTRLKQVCNHPAHYLGDGSPILRRGGHRSGKLALVEDVLDAVLADGEKALLFTQFREFGDLILPYLTERFGTPIPFLHGGVPKQRRDDMVTGFQGENGPPLMLLSLKAGGTGLNLTAANHVIHLDRWWNPAVENQATDRAFRIGQQRAVQVRKLVCVDTIEERIDEMINGKKQLADLAVGAGENWITELSTDELRELFTLGAEAVGD, from the coding sequence ATGCTGCACGGTCTGTGGTCCCCCGAATCGGGCCTGCTGCTGTGGCACGACGCGGAGCCGGTCGCCGTGGGGTCGGTGCTCGGCGACATCTTGGATCGCGCCAGGTTCCGGCACCGGGCCCAGGTGCTTCTCGTCGATGCCGAGGGGCAGTCCGGGACAGCCGAGGTTCGCGCGCACGCGCTCGCGCCGCCGACGGCGGCCGTTGTGCTGCGCAGCCGGTTGCCGCGCGAGCACATCTCCGGTGATCTGCGGTTCCTCGCGCACGTCGCGCGCGGCATCGAACGGTGGGTGCGGGCCGGGCGGGTGGTGCCGCAGATCGAGCGGGCCGACGGTCAGTGGTGGGTGCGCTGGCGGCTCGTCGGCGGACAACGTCAGCGGGCGTGGCTGGCCGAGCTGGCGGCCGCGATGCCCCCGGCGCTGCGGGTGGCGGGCTCGCCCGCCGCCGTGCTCGACGACCTGTGCACCCACCTCACCGACCCGATCGCCCGCGAATACCTCGCACACCGCACGATGACGCACCCGTTGCTGGCCGCGCTGGTCGCCGACAGCCCACTCGACGTCGGCTCCTACCGCCTGTCGGAAACACTGACGCAGTGGCGGGAAGGCTATGCCGCCGACGAGCCGGAACTGGTGTTGCGCCTGTGCGAACCCGACGGCGAATTCGGCACGGCCGACGAATCGGTGGCCCTGTGGCGACTGCAGGTCTGCCTGCGTCCGGTCGACGACGCGCCCAAACCCGTTGTCTTCGACGATGATCCGGTGCTCGTGCGCACGGCGGCGGAGAAGCTCGGGCAGGCGCGCAAGGCCTACCCGCGCCTGCGCGACCTGCCCACCGATCCGCGCGGCCTCGACCTGCTGCTCCCGACCGAGGTGGTCGCCGATCTGGTGGCCCACGGCGCACATGCCCTGCAGGAAGCCGGAATTCGCCTGCTCCTGCCCCGCGCCTGGAACATCGCCGAGCCGAGCATGCGATTGCGCGTGAGCAGCCCCGCCGCCGCCGAATCCACTGTCGGCCTCAGCGGACTGCTCTCCTATCGCTGGGAACTGGCGCTCGGCGATCTCGTGCTCACGCAGGCCGAGATGGAACGGCTGATCAGCAGCAAATCCGACCTGGTCCAGTTGCGCGGCGAGTGGGTGCAGGCCGACCACCGGGCACTGGCCGCCGCCGCCCGCTACGTCGCGCAGCACGCCGACGACAGTCCGATCACCCTGGCCGACATGATCGGTGAACTCGCCGCCGAGCGGGTCGACAATGTTCCGGTCACCGAGGTCACCGCCGACGGCTGGGCGGCCGAGTTGTTCGCCAGGGAAAGCGAACCGGAGCCGGTTCCGGTGCCGATCGGCCTGAAAGCCCAGCTGCGTCCGTACCAGGAACGCGGCCTGAGCTGGCTGGCCACGATGAGTCGACTGAACTGCGGCGCGATCCTGGCCGACGACATGGGCCTGGGCAAGACGGTGCAGGTCTTGGCACTACTCGTGCACGAGCGCGAGGTCGGCACGCCGGCCGCGCGGCCGAGCACAGCGGTCGAGTCGACAACCCCCGCGGCGGCCGACGCCCGGGAGCAGGTCGGGCCGACGCTGCTGGTGTGCCCGATGTCGGTGGTCGGCAACTGGCAACGCGAAACGCAACGTTTCGCCCCCGACCTGCGCGTGCTCGTGCACCACGGTCCGGGCCGGCGCCAGGGCGCGGAATTCGCCGCGGCGGTGGCTGACGCGGACATTGTGATCACCACCTACGCACTGCTCGCCCGCGATATCACGCTGCTGAACGAACAGCAGTGGGAGCGGATCGTGCTCGACGAAGCCCAGCACATCAAGAACGCGGTGACCAGGCAGGCCCGTGCGGCCAGGGCGCTCACCGCGCGACATCGGCTCGCGCTCACCGGAACTCCGGTGGAGAATCGCCTGGAAGAACTGCGCGCGCTGTTCGATTTCGCCATGCCGAAGCTGCTCGGCAGCCCGCAGTCGTTCCGCGCCAAGTTCGCCGTGCCGATCGAACGCGAACGTGACCAGCAGGCCATCGACCGGCTGCGCCTCATCACCGATCCGTTCGTGCTGCGCAGGCTCAAAACCGACCCGGCGGTGATCAGCGACCTGCCGGAGAAGCTGGAAATGACGGTGCGGGCCAACCTCACCGTCGAACAGGCCGCCCTCTACCAGGCCGTCGTCGACGACATGCTGGACAAGCTCAAAGACGCGAAAGGCATGGCGCGCAAGGGCGCTGTGCTCGGCGCGCTGACCCGGCTCAAACAGGTCTGCAACCACCCCGCGCACTATCTGGGCGACGGTTCGCCGATCCTGCGGCGCGGCGGCCACCGCTCGGGCAAGCTGGCGCTGGTCGAGGACGTGCTCGACGCGGTGCTCGCCGATGGCGAGAAAGCCCTGCTCTTCACCCAGTTCCGCGAATTCGGTGACCTGATCCTGCCCTACCTCACCGAACGATTCGGCACCCCGATCCCGTTCCTGCACGGTGGCGTGCCCAAACAGCGCCGCGACGACATGGTGACCGGCTTCCAGGGCGAGAACGGTCCGCCGCTGATGCTGCTCTCGCTCAAGGCCGGTGGCACCGGGCTCAACCTCACCGCCGCCAATCACGTGATCCACCTGGACCGCTGGTGGAATCCGGCCGTCGAGAACCAGGCCACCGATCGCGCGTTCCGGATCGGTCAGCAGCGGGCGGTGCAGGTCCGCAAGCTGGTATGCGTCGACACCATCGAAGAGCGGATCGACGAGATGATCAACGGGAAGAAGCAATTGGCCGATCTGGCGGTCGGCGCGGGGGAGAACTGGATCACCGAGCTGAGCACCGACGAACTGCGCGAGCTGTTCACCCTCGGCGCCGAGGCGGTGGGTGACTGA
- a CDS encoding HNH endonuclease family protein: protein MGKPAWLLVLVLAVAGCAVIGPEEPVTPAPGSPTRAELTTLLDTVRVIAVRPRPGGYERGCKAGQGCVFGPAWTDDSDAPGSHDGCDTRNNVLATQLREVVHRGRCVVVEGILTDPYTATDIPFSKSDGGRIQIDHVYPLAAAWDMGAATWTPDKRRRFANDLSVNLLATGAATNQSKGDDTPAEWLPPARPNHCFYAAKYLTVAVDYDLPITAADNATLHDIARGCP, encoded by the coding sequence ATGGGGAAACCGGCGTGGTTGCTCGTCCTAGTGCTCGCGGTAGCCGGGTGCGCGGTGATCGGACCGGAGGAACCGGTCACACCGGCACCCGGCAGTCCGACGCGCGCCGAGCTCACCACCTTGCTCGACACCGTGCGCGTCATCGCCGTTCGGCCCCGGCCCGGCGGCTACGAACGCGGGTGCAAGGCAGGCCAGGGCTGCGTCTTCGGCCCGGCCTGGACCGACGATTCCGACGCACCGGGCAGCCACGACGGCTGCGACACCCGCAACAATGTGCTCGCGACACAGTTGCGCGAGGTGGTGCATCGCGGCCGCTGCGTGGTGGTGGAGGGAATTCTCACCGACCCCTACACCGCCACCGACATCCCCTTCAGCAAGTCCGACGGTGGCCGGATCCAGATCGACCACGTGTACCCCCTGGCCGCCGCCTGGGACATGGGCGCCGCCACCTGGACCCCGGACAAACGCCGCCGCTTCGCCAACGACCTCTCGGTGAACCTTCTCGCGACCGGCGCCGCCACCAACCAGTCCAAGGGCGACGACACCCCCGCCGAATGGCTACCGCCCGCCCGCCCCAACCACTGCTTCTACGCGGCCAAGTACCTCACCGTGGCAGTCGACTACGACCTCCCCATCACCGCCGCCGACAACGCGACACTGCACGACATCGCCCGCGGCTGCCCGTGA
- a CDS encoding helix-turn-helix domain-containing protein, whose protein sequence is MWLWIGHAVYRGPSLRLDRHSGSVHCLAVGVDGPFTLHADSFVRRTVRSALIPPRTLHQLVAHRTRMLFCYIDPGSPRAPACWDQMTERVHEFGVHHHREGALIGLAGRDDMDPAEVMDVACGPARTRLDPRIAAATAIVRAHPARSITAEELAAEVHLSKSRLLHLFTEHAGTTFRRYRVWARMLAVGRAVAEGSDFTTAAVDAGFASLSHFSDTFHAMCGLTASDLLDAGARITVLD, encoded by the coding sequence GTGTGGTTGTGGATAGGTCATGCCGTCTACCGCGGGCCTTCGCTGCGGCTCGACCGCCATTCAGGGTCGGTGCACTGCCTCGCCGTCGGCGTCGACGGCCCGTTCACCTTGCACGCCGATTCGTTCGTTCGGCGCACAGTGCGCAGCGCGTTGATACCCCCGCGCACTCTCCACCAGTTGGTCGCGCATCGGACCCGAATGCTGTTCTGCTACATCGATCCCGGATCACCCCGCGCGCCGGCTTGCTGGGACCAGATGACCGAGCGCGTGCACGAGTTCGGCGTCCACCACCACCGTGAGGGCGCGCTGATCGGCCTCGCCGGCCGAGACGACATGGACCCGGCCGAGGTGATGGACGTCGCGTGCGGTCCCGCACGTACCCGACTCGACCCGAGGATCGCCGCCGCGACCGCGATCGTGCGCGCTCACCCGGCTCGATCGATCACCGCGGAAGAACTCGCGGCCGAAGTGCATCTGTCGAAATCTCGGCTACTGCACCTGTTCACCGAGCACGCGGGCACGACCTTTCGCCGCTATCGCGTCTGGGCGCGAATGCTCGCGGTCGGTCGTGCTGTCGCCGAGGGCTCCGACTTCACCACTGCCGCGGTCGACGCCGGATTCGCCAGCCTCTCACACTTCAGCGACACATTCCACGCCATGTGCGGGCTCACCGCCAGTGATCTGCTCGACGCGGGCGCGCGGATCACCGTCTTGGACTGA
- a CDS encoding alpha/beta fold hydrolase yields MSVVSELGESRLLHLPQGAIRIYERGHGEPVVFVHGLFANAAAWRKVVPRLAGSYRCITVDWPFGAHRIPMAPDADLTPLGIAGTIADVIESIDRSAVTLVGNDGGGMLSQLVVAHRPERIARLVLTPCDAYENFPPPLFNYLCWIARVPGAGPLTSQLLRLPAVRRTYARSRFAFGGLTRDPISDELIDHYLHGMTHDRAIARDSFAFLRAVDNKYTIDAAARFRSAGLPVLVAWAEEDRFFPFDHARRLAADFPNARLESITNSLTWVAEDQPARTAAVIDEFISTTPLPGRPG; encoded by the coding sequence ATGAGTGTTGTCAGCGAACTCGGCGAGTCTCGCCTCCTGCATTTGCCCCAAGGCGCTATCCGAATCTACGAACGCGGACACGGTGAGCCCGTGGTATTCGTGCACGGCCTGTTCGCCAATGCCGCGGCATGGCGGAAAGTTGTTCCACGACTGGCCGGTTCATATCGGTGTATCACCGTCGACTGGCCATTCGGAGCGCACCGGATTCCGATGGCTCCCGATGCGGATCTGACTCCGCTCGGCATCGCCGGCACAATCGCCGACGTGATCGAGAGCATCGATCGCAGTGCTGTGACGCTCGTCGGCAACGACGGCGGCGGCATGCTCTCCCAGCTCGTCGTGGCCCATCGGCCCGAACGTATCGCCCGGCTGGTGCTCACACCGTGCGACGCCTATGAGAACTTCCCGCCGCCGCTGTTCAACTATCTGTGCTGGATCGCCCGTGTACCGGGCGCCGGACCACTCACGAGTCAGCTCTTGCGGCTCCCCGCGGTTCGGCGGACGTACGCGCGCTCGCGGTTCGCATTCGGCGGCCTGACCCGCGACCCGATCTCCGACGAGTTGATAGACCACTATCTCCACGGAATGACACACGATCGCGCGATCGCGCGCGACAGCTTCGCATTCCTTCGCGCGGTCGACAACAAGTACACGATCGATGCCGCCGCTCGTTTCAGGTCGGCCGGTCTTCCGGTTCTCGTCGCATGGGCTGAGGAGGACCGGTTCTTCCCGTTCGATCACGCGCGACGACTCGCCGCGGATTTTCCGAACGCGCGCCTCGAATCGATCACGAACTCGCTGACCTGGGTCGCCGAAGACCAACCCGCCCGCACAGCGGCCGTGATCGACGAGTTCATCAGCACGACGCCCCTGCCCGGGCGGCCGGGTTAG
- a CDS encoding sulfurtransferase: MGAVLISSDELREELAGKPIHLLDVRWALGDPHGPQHYLDGHIPGAVFVDLETELAAAPSPARGRHPLPDPGTFEKCARSWGLSAGDPVVVYDATGATAAARAWWLLRWAGVDNVRILDGGLPAWIAAGGEIATGAEADPVGGDLVVRPGGLPVIDADAAAKWPGVLLDARAGERYRGEVEPIDPRPGHIPGAISAPTAENLDGTGYFRSAEELRARFAEFGEGPVAVYCGSGVTAAHQIAALAVAGIDATLYPGSYSQWSNDPKRSVATGE; the protein is encoded by the coding sequence ATGGGCGCGGTGTTGATTTCCTCGGACGAGCTGCGGGAAGAGCTGGCAGGCAAGCCGATTCATCTGCTCGATGTGCGGTGGGCGCTGGGCGATCCCCACGGTCCGCAGCACTATCTCGACGGACACATCCCGGGCGCGGTGTTCGTCGACCTGGAGACCGAACTGGCCGCCGCGCCGTCACCCGCCCGTGGCAGGCATCCGCTACCCGATCCGGGCACCTTCGAGAAATGCGCGCGCAGTTGGGGATTGAGCGCGGGCGATCCCGTAGTGGTCTATGACGCGACCGGTGCGACGGCTGCCGCGAGGGCGTGGTGGCTGCTGCGCTGGGCCGGTGTGGACAACGTGCGCATCCTCGACGGCGGGTTGCCCGCGTGGATCGCGGCCGGTGGCGAGATCGCGACCGGCGCCGAGGCCGACCCCGTCGGCGGTGACCTGGTGGTCCGGCCAGGCGGCCTGCCGGTGATCGACGCCGACGCCGCCGCGAAATGGCCGGGTGTGCTGCTCGACGCTCGCGCGGGTGAGCGGTACCGCGGCGAGGTCGAACCGATCGATCCGCGCCCCGGACACATCCCGGGCGCGATCAGTGCGCCGACGGCCGAAAACCTGGACGGTACAGGCTATTTCCGCAGTGCCGAAGAACTGCGCGCCCGCTTCGCCGAATTCGGTGAAGGCCCGGTCGCCGTGTACTGCGGATCCGGCGTCACCGCCGCCCACCAGATCGCCGCCCTCGCCGTCGCCGGCATCGACGCGACCCTCTACCCGGGCTCGTACTCCCAATGGTCGAACGACCCGAAACGGTCCGTGGCAACAGGAGAGTGA
- a CDS encoding benzoate/H(+) symporter BenE family transporter codes for MSQVSTPPPDIAGKPAGIAQPLGAGAVTALVGFTSSFAVVLSGLRAVGASPAQAASGLLILCFTQGIGILLLSFRYRIPITLAWSTPGAALLASTGLVAGGWAGAVAAFVVTGVLIVITGLWQRLGSLVAAIPVPIAQAMLAGVLVPLCLAPVQALRTSPAVVVPVIVVWLVLQRFAPKWAVLVAFATAAAGTGIDIVVNNRHLEVSAMVPTVEWTVPQWHWQAVIGIAVPLYIVTMASQNIPGVAVMRSFDFQVPWRPAMLVTGIGTVLGAAAGGHAINLAAISAALAAAPSASPDPRRRWIAAATAGACYLVLGLASAALVTLIAAAPAGTIETVAGLALLATLAAALTGTLSDPSHRMAALVTFLVAASGTTLFGIGGAFWALVAGLVVRRFLPTGT; via the coding sequence ATGTCGCAGGTCTCCACCCCTCCTCCCGATATCGCAGGCAAGCCGGCGGGCATCGCACAGCCGCTCGGTGCGGGCGCTGTCACCGCACTGGTCGGCTTCACGAGTTCGTTCGCGGTGGTGCTGAGCGGTTTGCGCGCGGTGGGGGCGAGTCCGGCGCAGGCTGCCTCGGGATTGCTGATCCTGTGCTTCACCCAGGGCATCGGCATCCTGCTGCTGAGTTTCCGGTACCGGATCCCGATCACGCTGGCCTGGTCCACCCCGGGTGCGGCGTTGCTCGCGAGTACCGGACTGGTCGCGGGCGGCTGGGCCGGCGCGGTCGCGGCCTTCGTGGTGACCGGCGTGCTGATCGTGATCACCGGGCTGTGGCAACGGCTCGGCTCGCTGGTCGCCGCGATCCCCGTGCCGATCGCGCAGGCGATGCTGGCCGGTGTGCTCGTGCCGTTGTGTCTGGCCCCGGTGCAGGCGCTGCGTACCTCGCCCGCCGTGGTCGTCCCGGTCATCGTGGTGTGGCTGGTCCTGCAACGGTTCGCACCCAAATGGGCCGTGCTCGTCGCGTTCGCCACGGCGGCCGCCGGTACCGGCATCGACATCGTCGTGAACAACCGGCACCTGGAAGTGTCCGCCATGGTTCCGACGGTGGAATGGACTGTCCCCCAGTGGCATTGGCAGGCCGTCATCGGTATCGCCGTTCCGCTCTACATCGTCACCATGGCCTCGCAGAACATTCCGGGCGTCGCGGTGATGCGCTCGTTCGATTTCCAGGTCCCGTGGCGCCCGGCCATGCTCGTCACCGGTATCGGCACCGTCCTCGGCGCGGCAGCAGGCGGCCACGCCATCAACCTCGCCGCCATCAGCGCCGCCCTCGCCGCCGCACCGTCCGCGAGCCCGGACCCCAGGCGCCGGTGGATCGCCGCGGCGACAGCGGGCGCCTGCTACCTCGTCCTCGGTCTCGCCTCCGCCGCCCTGGTCACCCTCATCGCCGCGGCCCCGGCAGGCACCATCGAAACCGTCGCGGGCTTGGCCCTGCTGGCTACCCTCGCCGCCGCCCTGACCGGCACCCTCAGCGACCCGTCCCACCGCATGGCAGCCCTGGTGACGTTCCTCGTGGCAGCCTCCGGCACCACGCTGTTCGGCATCGGCGGCGCTTTCTGGGCCCTCGTCGCCGGCCTCGTCGTGCGCCGCTTCCTGCCCACCGGTACCTGA
- a CDS encoding Lrp/AsnC family transcriptional regulator gives MTSREPDVTLDATDARLLRELVANPRATGVELAARLGLSRNTVQARLARWDSGGVLGSFERRVEPRALGYPLAAFVAVVVDQHQLDGVVDELADVPEVTEVCGMTGATDLTVRIVARDADDLYRIAGRILKIPGVERTNMALVMRELVGPRTAPLLDRLAGPN, from the coding sequence ATGACCAGTCGCGAACCCGACGTGACACTCGACGCCACCGACGCGCGCCTGCTGCGCGAGTTGGTCGCCAATCCCCGTGCCACCGGGGTGGAGCTCGCGGCGCGCCTCGGCCTGTCGCGCAACACGGTGCAGGCGCGCCTGGCTCGCTGGGACAGCGGCGGCGTGCTCGGCAGCTTCGAACGACGAGTGGAACCGCGCGCCCTCGGTTACCCGCTGGCAGCGTTCGTCGCGGTCGTGGTGGACCAGCACCAGCTCGACGGTGTGGTGGACGAACTGGCCGACGTCCCCGAGGTCACCGAGGTCTGTGGCATGACCGGCGCCACCGACCTCACCGTCCGCATCGTCGCCCGCGACGCCGACGACCTCTACCGGATCGCGGGCCGAATCCTGAAGATCCCCGGCGTGGAGCGCACCAACATGGCCCTGGTCATGCGCGAGCTGGTCGGTCCGCGCACCGCCCCGCTGCTGGATCGGCTGGCGGGCCCGAACTGA